In Malania oleifera isolate guangnan ecotype guangnan chromosome 8, ASM2987363v1, whole genome shotgun sequence, a single window of DNA contains:
- the LOC131162904 gene encoding annexin Gh1-like: MSTVTVPEPVPSVTDDCEQLRKAFAGWGTNEGLIISILAHRNAAQRELIRQTYAATYGEDLLKALEKELTSDFERIVLLWTLDPAERDAFLANEATKKWTSSNQVLMEIACSRSSHELLLAKQAYHARFKKSIEEDVAYHTTGDFSKLLVPLVSSYRYEGHEVNLPLAKSEAKILHEKISKKTYNHEDVIRIFTTRSRAQVNATLNHYKNEFGNDVNKDLKSDPKDEFLGLLRATVKCLTRPEKYFEKLLRLAINRQGTDEWALTRVIATRAEVDMKIIKDEYHRRNSVPLDQAIAKDTTGDYEKMLLALIGHGDA, translated from the exons atgtCGACTGTCACTGTGCCTGAGCCGGTTCCCTCTGTAACCGATGACTGTGAGCAGCTCAGAAAGGCGTTTGCAG GATGGGGAACAAATGAGGGTTTAATCATATCAATATTGGCTCATAGAAATGCTGCTCAGCGCGAGTTGATTCGACAAACTTATGCAGCGACTTATGGAGAAGATCTTCTCAAAGCACTGGAGAAGGAACTTACAAGTGATTTTGAG AGAATTGTGTTGCTATGGACTTTAGATCCTGCTGAGCGCGATGCATTTCTGGCTAATGAAGCTACAAAGAAATGGACTTCAAGTAATCAGGTTCTTATGGAAATTGCATGTTCGAGGTCATCGCATGAACTTCTTTTGGCGAAGCAAGCTTATCATGCTCGTTTCAAGAAATCCATTGAAGAGGATGTTGCATATCACACAACTGGAGACTTCAGCAAG CTTTTGGTACCTCTTGTAAGCTCATACCGATATGAAGGACATGAAGTGAACCTGCCCCTGGCAAAATCAGAGGCTAAGATACTCCATGAGAAAATTTCAAAGAAGACCTACAATCATGAGGATGTCATCAGGATTTTTACTACAAGGAGCAGAGCACAGGTCAATGCAACGCTGAACCACTACAAAAATGAATTTGGGAACGACGTAAACAAG GATTTGAAAAGTGATCCCAAGGATGAGTTCTTGGGTCTCTTGAGAGCTACAGTGAAGTGCTTGACCCGCCCTGAGAAATATTTCGAGAAGCTTCTTCGGCTGGCAATCAACAGGCAAGGAACGGATGAATGGGCTCTCACTAGAGTTATTGCGACAAGGGCTGAGGTTGACATGAAGATTATAAAGGATGAATACCACCGCAGGAACAGCGTCCCTCTGGATCAAGCCATTGCCAAGGACACTACCGGGGATTATGAGAAAATGCTTCTGGCCTTGATCGGGCATGGGGATGCTTGA